ACAGGGGAGTCACTATGCTGCTGAAAGCTCTGCAGGCGCCTTGGGGACCACTCTAAGACCTGGGAGGGAGGGGTAGCCagcttgggggccctggggggaaTTTTCCAGAGACAGAGGAGACCATAATGTCGCTTACAGGGGGAATTTTGACCAGGGGAACTATAGTAACTGGAAGCTCACTGTGGTCATTGCTAAGCCAATACACAATGCAAGGCACTACTATAATAGAGAATCAAATACACAATGTGCTCACTCATAGCGTGTGAAGTCACCACCACAGGCTCTGCTCTCCTATGCAGTTCAGCTGGCCAATCCATGCTTTATCGGGGTCTGTAAGGTAATTGGGCTTGAGTGACTACACGAAAACTCCTGCATTGTCCTTTTATGCAGCTTGCAGATATATGTAGATGCTACAAGTATGTACAATAACCAACAATGCTGATCAGATATCAATCAAAATCTGACCTGCCGGGAATAAGATCAAACAGTTTTTTCAGAGGCACCTGCAAAGTAGCACTAACAAAGTGACTCGATTCCCCATACGGTAGCTTTTGGGTAAGTTTCCATTTTGGGGCACCCGGTGTCCAATAATAGATATTCGCAGACAGTTCCCCATTTTCACCACCAAAGACATAGATTCTTTGACCCCATCGAGTAACTCCAGCAGAGGCTAACCTCTCCGGAAGCGGCGGTACTTTTGGCTTCTCACAAACCCGTCCTTTTTCATCCAAGACAAGACATCTATTTGTGGCTGAAGTTGGCTTTCCAGATGAATAATCATAGCCACCGATCACAAACACCTTGTTATCCATTGCTACTGCTCCACCTTTGAGAACATTAATTTTACTTGGAATCAGACTCCATACATCTGATGCAGTGTCATAGATCAGCAATCCTTTAATGCTATGTTCTTGTGTAGTTTGTCCTCCTATGATGTACAATTTGCCTTTTAACTGTGCAGATGCAAAGGAATATAGCGGGTAAGGTAGTTTAGATAACTCAGACCAACAATGCTTGGATAAGTCAAAGCATTCCATTGAGTCCAAAACGGCATCTTTATTCCATCCTCCAACTGCATAAAGCTTCTCCTGAAAAGATAGGAATCCATGCTTGTTCCTGGGGCTCATCATGCTTGGAAACTTTGTCCAGTCATTTGTCACCGAGTCATACACAtggaaagctttagaaatggaacCATCCTCCGATATACCTCCTGTCACGTACAAATGATTTCCTAAACCCACACACCTTGGGTGCATCACGGGCTCCAAAGGCATGAGCTTGTTCCACTCCTTAGCAACAGGATTATATGCATCCAGGTAGATCTCATTATCATAATCTTCATCATAATCCATATCTGCTCTAGGCTGAAGGTCCACACAAACAATCCAGTTTTCAAACATTCCTTGCCGCAGTCTGAACTGTGGTAAGTCCTGGAGATCACATTCTTCCCAACTTGCACCATTTTTTACTTCTTCTCGTTCATGGGGCAGCATTAATTGTAACCGGATGACTCTACGGAGTTCTACAGGAAGTGGACTGTCTCCGGAACTGTTGGCTTTCCACCAGTTAAGAGCTATGCGATAAACAGAAAGTTCTGAAGATACCATTAGCTGGTCTGAGGAAAGAAACTTTATTATTTCTCCTAGCTCGAGATGGAGCAAATCTTCATGGTCAGAGAGGCGAGTTATGTGCCAGCTGATGTATTTCATTGCCATTTCCAGAAGTTTACTGTGATAATGGGTAACAGCCAGTCTGTAAGTCCAGAAGCAGTTATCAATATTCAGTGTCTTGATCAGAAACCTTAAATTGAATAAAAGACAAGATGACAAGGAAGTCAGGGAACGCAAAAATATTTACTTATCAAGACTTCTAAAGGGGctataggtttatcactgtacagatgttaaaggacttccgaggccaaatttacaaaaaaataaaataaaataaagttagatacctgcatcacTTTGGTATACAATGGTTACACTACAGTATAACATGGCATAGTTTTGTAACCCACATTAAGCATTCACATCtttgttttaaaggacttccgaggccaaatttacaacaaaaaaaaagttagatacctgcatcacTTTGGAAGACACTGAGGACACCGTCCGcgtcctccgtgccgttccgccgggtccccgccgctcaatagccccctgaacggctgccgaccgcacggcccgggctctcctgcctgcacaaagatggccgccggagctgtccacggctgcgcagtccgcatagccacgagtgcggctgcgcagctctagggccaaccacccgatccacgctacaggaaacagcctgtagcgtggatcggggggttggccctagaactGCGCAGCCACacccgcggctatgcggactgcgcaaccgcggccagctccggcggccatctttgtgcaggcaggagagcccgacccgggtcgggagcctttcggggggctattgagcggcagggacccggcggaacggcacggaggacgCGGACGGTGTCCTCAGTGTCTTCCAAAgtgatgcaggtatctaacttttttttttaattttttttttttttgtaaatttggcctcggaagtcctttaaaacaaaGATGTGAATGTTCAATGTGGGTAACCAAACTATGCCATGTTATACTGTAGAGTAACCATTGTATACCAGAAGGGGCTTGGCTAGGAGACTGGAACTCTGACACTCTGCAACCTCACAGGGAAATAAGCTGAGCTTGTCATGTTCCACCACAGAACAATTAAAGGGCGTTTTTGTTTAGAGCATGCCTGATTATTCTCCTTGCTTAGGCTTAGAGATAGTTAACCCACTGGTAATGTGTCATATTTAATCATATAATGGTGCACATA
This DNA window, taken from Hyperolius riggenbachi isolate aHypRig1 chromosome 3, aHypRig1.pri, whole genome shotgun sequence, encodes the following:
- the LOC137561024 gene encoding kelch-like protein 24a, with product MFTSCMVESQQGEVSLLDVSASIIETILHFIYTGEAAVTLDNAEDLFTVSSRLQITAMQEQCSRPTMENYRRPPPWCTDDDVEFFSRDKGFLQCAVIQGLRDLYFSETFCDVTIVTEGRRFLCHRVVLASVSPYFRAMFTSCMVESQQGEVSLLDVSASIIETILHFIYTGEAAVSLANVEDLFTVSGRLQITAMQEQCSRFLIKTLNIDNCFWTYRLAVTHYHSKLLEMAMKYISWHITRLSDHEDLLHLELGEIIKFLSSDQLMVSSELSVYRIALNWWKANSSGDSPLPVELRRVIRLQLMLPHEREEVKNGASWEECDLQDLPQFRLRQGMFENWIVCVDLQPRADMDYDEDYDNEIYLDAYNPVAKEWNKLMPLEPVMHPRCVGLGNHLYVTGGISEDGSISKAFHVYDSVTNDWTKFPSMMSPRNKHGFLSFQEKLYAVGGWNKDAVLDSMECFDLSKHCWSELSKLPYPLYSFASAQLKGKLYIIGGQTTQEHSIKGLLIYDTASDVWSLIPSKINVLKGGAVAMDNKVFVIGGYDYSSGKPTSATNRCLVLDEKGRVCEKPKVPPLPERLASAGVTRWGQRIYVFGGENGELSANIYYWTPGAPKWKLTQKLPYGESSHFVSATLQVPLKKLFDLIPGRSDFD